The DNA window TCTCTATCACGAAAAAGGGCCAACAAACCCAGTACGAGATTGCACAGGCCCGCAGCTACACACCAATGTTCTGTTACGCCGTCCCGGAAGTGGCCCGGATCGACTCCATCAAAGCCCTTTACAACGCGGGCCCGAATTCGCTCGCGCAGGTCTGGTTTGCCTACCGGTATACCAACCTCGGGAAGTGGGTGCAGTCCCCTGCCGTGCAGCGCACCTACTCAGGGCTGCAGTCGCTGCCCTCGACTGCCCCCCGCCCGACCAATATGCTCCTCATCCGCGTGGACAGTGCCTGGGTGGACCGACGCCTGACCGGCTACGAGCGACCGCCCAAAAACCCGAACGCACCGACAAACTAATCGTCCCCCAACGCCGAAGGGGGACCCTGTTCACGACTATCGACGGTGCAGGTCGTGTTGATGCCCCCCCGTACCGTGTACTCGGTCCTCACCATAAGTACATCCGGATTTTCGAGCTCTGCCCGCACGTCCCGGTAGATGTACGCGGTCACATCCTCCTGAGTAATGCCAATGTCGCGCCACGAAATCAGGTAGTACTTGAGACTTTTCAGCTCTACAACCCAATCACCCGGCACGTACTCAACCCGCACCGTGCCGGAATCCGGAAGCCCAGAAAAGGGACACACGGCCGAGAATTCGCCGGGCTCCGTCTCATACACCACGGTCTGACGAACCTCGTGCTCGTACGGCAACCGGTCAATCGTCTGCTGGCGCGCACTCGGGGGAAGAAAGGGGCGCACCTGTCCCTCCGGCTCAATGCCAAACTGCGCCATGTACTCCAGCGCCTCCTCCGTGTGCTCGCGCGCCGCTCGGGAACGGGATCGTCCGTTATCGGACTCGTGGGAATCGGGCATGAGATCGAAAGGCTTGAACGAAAGGACAAACGACGGCACGGCGGCGGGATTCGTCCCCCCATTCGGATCCCGGCGTTCCCCCATGGGTTCCTTTCACCACGAGCGTCTCCTGGAATAAGGTATTCCTGACTGCCTGAATGACTTCTCCCTTCCTCCCCCCCTCCCTTCGGATGGTCATCGGCCTCGGAATGCTCGGAGGACTCCTTCTAAGTGGCTGCGACCCTGCAGATGTCTCCTCCCCGAACACCTCCCCCCCGGCCTCTCGCCTCGATAGCCTTCCCGTGTCACCGGCGTCTCCCCCCGCCCAGGAACGCCCGTCGCGGCTCGTGCGCGGCCAGACGCTGTATGTCCCGGCCTACTCGCACATCTACATCCGGGACGCGCAGCGCACCATGAATCTGGCGACGACTCTCAGCATTCGCAACGCAAGCCCCGATACCCCGATTACCATCTCGTCCATCGAGTATTACGACAGCAACGGCAACCACGTGCGCCCCTATCTGGACACGCCCCGCACACTCGGCGCCCTTGCATCGACGCACGTGGTGGTGGAGCAAGACGACCTGCGCGGCGGTGTCGGGGCCAATTTCCTCGTGCGCTGGCACGCCGAGACGCCGGTTCACGCACCGATCGTAGAGACCGTCATGATTACAACCGAGGCCACGCAGGGGATTTCATTTCGCAGCACGGCCCGTGTGCTGTACGAGACTTCGGCCTCGGCGGCCGACGCTCCGCAGGATTAGCTTTGCTGCACGGGCGCCCCCCCTTGCCGACGCGGCTCCGGCAGACGAAAAAGGTCGGCGCTCTCGGCAAACGCCTCGGCCTCCCCGAGCACAACGAGACGATCGTCGGCCTGAAGGGCAAAATCGTCGTCGGGTGTGGAGCGTGTCTCGCCGTCCCGCCGCACCGCAAGCACCCGGAGGCCGTACGTCTCTTCCAGGGCCAGCTCCCCCAGCGTGCAGGAGACGGCCGGACAGGCGTCCCGGAGCCGCACCGTGCGGGTGTGCACGCCCTCCTCGTCGAGCCCCTGCAGCAGCAGGTGGGCGGTGTCGTCCGTCTCCCCCCGCAGCAACTCGTAGTCGTGGGCGCGGATGGTTCGCACCTGCGTCTCGATCTCCGCCGGGTCCACCTGATACGACTTCAGGACGTGCGCAAAAATTTGGACGGAGGTCTCAATTTCCTCTGGCACCACCACGTCCGCCCCGGCGTCTCGGAAGCGCTCCAGTTCACTCAGGAACCGGGTGCGCACAATGAGTCGAAGCGTCGGATTCTCATGCCGCGCCACGTGCGTCATCCGGTACGCGGCGTCCTGGTCGTTCACCACGATAACGCAGAGCTTGGCCCGCTGAATGCCCGCCTCCTCCAGCAGCGGCCCCCGCGTGGCGTCCCCGTAGATGGCGTGATAACCCATCTCGCGCGCCTCCTGCACCGATCGCGGATTCAGGTCTACCACCACGAAGGGCAGGTCGTCCTCATGGAGCACCTGCGCGAGCCGCCGGCCCGCCGGCCCGAAGCCCACGATGACGACGTGATCCTCCAGCTCGGTCGTCCCCGCCGAGGGAGTCGCGTCGGTGTCCTCCGAGAGGCGTCCCAGTACGGTCCCTTGAAGCCACTCTCCAAGAGACGGTCCCACCTTCAGGAGGGCGGGCGTCGCCAGCATGAGCAGCACGGCCGTCGCGATAAACGTCTGCTCGCCCGCCTCGCCGAGCCCCATCGGCGAGAGCCCCACGGCCCGCCCCGTCCGCTCCAACACAAACGAGAATTCCCCGATCTGCGCCAGGGTCAGGCCCACCGCCGCCGAGATGCGGATGGGCACGCCCAGCGCAAGGGCCGACACGGTGGTGATGAGAAACTTTATGACGAGCACGCCGCCCACTGCCCCCAGCAACAGGAACGGCTCTTCGAGAAAAAAGGAGAGGTCCAGGAGCATGCCGACCGACACGAAAAAGACGGCATTGAAGAGGGAGCGGAAGGGCAAGACCTCGCTCAGGGCCTGTTCGCTGTACTCGCTTTCGCTAACGACGAGCCCGGCCAAGAAGGCGCCCAGCTCCAGACTGACGCCCGCTAGGCTCACGAGCCAGGCGGTTCCCAACCCGATGGCCGCCACCGCCAGCACGAAGAGTTCCGGCCGTCGCACGTGGGCGACGCCCTTCAGAAGGTACGGCACGATGATTCGCGCCAGGATGAGCGTGACGACGATCACGAGCGCCGCCTTGCCCAGCGCCAGGGCGACCGCCCACCCGGACCCGCCGGTGCCTGCAAGCATCGGGATGATCAAAATCATCGCCACGATGGCGAGGTCCTGAAAGATGAGCATGGCGAGGGAGAGCTGCCCGGACGGCGTGTCCGTTTCGCCGCGGTCGGCGAGGAGGCTGAGCACCACGGCCGTACTGCTCAGCGCCACCAGGAAGCCGGTGTAGATGCTCGACGCCCAGCCAATTCCCGCCATCCATCCCCCGAGGGTGACCACCAGAATGATCCCCCCGACCTGGAGCCCGCCCCCAATGCTGATGGCGCGCTTGAGGCGGGACAACTTGCTGAGGCTAAACTCGATACCGATTTCGAAGAGGAGGAGGATGACCCCAATCTCGGCCAGCGTCGAAACCAACTCCGGGTCCTGGATGAGCCCGAGCGCATTTGGCCCCACCGCAACGCCCGTCAGCAAAAAGCCGGCGATGGGCACCAACCGGATCCGCGTACAGACATACGCGATCAATGCGCTTAGGGCAAAGAGACCGACAATTTCTCCCAGAAACGGAAGGGAAGCAGCAAGGACGGGCACGGACACGATGGGCTAGGTGAATGAAAGAACGTGGTACTTCTCTCTTTACACTTTGTCCCTGCCTTTACCGGCTCCCTCAACAAGCCCCCTGTAGAGGAGCCGCTTGTGGCAACAGGAACTTCATCTCTATGAGGGCTCATCGGGCAAGCCCAATCGCCAAAGAACATCCTCGCTTCAAACCCGAAGCGTCGGTGGGTTCTATCTCGACAATATTTTGAGCGCGCGTTCGTTTCGGACATCACACATCTCCGCGTCTCTCTCTCATCTTTCCTCTTTACTTCCATGACCACGACCCGACCTCTTCTCCTCGTACTGCTGGTCGCCTTCTTGCTTCCGGCGTGCTCGTCTACGAAAACGAATTCCTCTCCTCCCGTCCCTGCCCTCGTTTCCCCTGTACACCAAGAGACGAGCCCCAAGGAGAGAACGCCTCCCTCTGTGGATCCGCAGATGATCCTCCGTCCTGATTCCTCCATGCACGCCGAAATCCGACGCGTTCCCGTCCCCGACAGCGTTGACACCGGAATGGTGCACCGTCCGTCCCAACCGAACGGCTTCATCAGAACCGAGCGTCCTTCTCGAACGCCGTAGGCTCATTCTTTTCAGAAGGCCTCCAGATCCATTCGTGACATTTCGTTTGCAATACCCGAAAAGCGTTGATTCCCGCCCGGTCACCTCTTTAGTTTAGGATGGTCTGTGAGTCCCTTCGCCCGGGGTCTTCCTCTGGGCCGTGGCTCCTCATCTCTCGTCGTTCGAACCAATCGACGTCTGTATGCCCGAGTTTTCGCACCTTCACTGTCACACGCAGTACTCACTCCTCGACGGTGCTGCCGGCATCGACAACCTGATCGAGAGCGCCGAGCGTCGCGACATCCCGGCCGTGGCCATAACGGACCACGGCAATCTCTACGGAGTGCCGGAGTTTTACACCACGGCGCAAGACTCGGACGTGCAGCCGATCATTGGTTGTGAGTTTTACCTCACCCCCAGCGGCATCGACGACAAAACCGATAAGACTCGGTACCATCAGGTCCTGCTGGCCAAGAACCAGACGGGCTATGAGAACCTGATGACGCTGTCCTCT is part of the Salinibacter sp. 10B genome and encodes:
- the queF gene encoding preQ(1) synthase, which produces MPDSHESDNGRSRSRAAREHTEEALEYMAQFGIEPEGQVRPFLPPSARQQTIDRLPYEHEVRQTVVYETEPGEFSAVCPFSGLPDSGTVRVEYVPGDWVVELKSLKYYLISWRDIGITQEDVTAYIYRDVRAELENPDVLMVRTEYTVRGGINTTCTVDSREQGPPSALGDD
- a CDS encoding DUF3124 domain-containing protein encodes the protein MTSPFLPPSLRMVIGLGMLGGLLLSGCDPADVSSPNTSPPASRLDSLPVSPASPPAQERPSRLVRGQTLYVPAYSHIYIRDAQRTMNLATTLSIRNASPDTPITISSIEYYDSNGNHVRPYLDTPRTLGALASTHVVVEQDDLRGGVGANFLVRWHAETPVHAPIVETVMITTEATQGISFRSTARVLYETSASAADAPQD
- a CDS encoding monovalent cation:proton antiporter family protein, which gives rise to MSVPVLAASLPFLGEIVGLFALSALIAYVCTRIRLVPIAGFLLTGVAVGPNALGLIQDPELVSTLAEIGVILLLFEIGIEFSLSKLSRLKRAISIGGGLQVGGIILVVTLGGWMAGIGWASSIYTGFLVALSSTAVVLSLLADRGETDTPSGQLSLAMLIFQDLAIVAMILIIPMLAGTGGSGWAVALALGKAALVIVVTLILARIIVPYLLKGVAHVRRPELFVLAVAAIGLGTAWLVSLAGVSLELGAFLAGLVVSESEYSEQALSEVLPFRSLFNAVFFVSVGMLLDLSFFLEEPFLLLGAVGGVLVIKFLITTVSALALGVPIRISAAVGLTLAQIGEFSFVLERTGRAVGLSPMGLGEAGEQTFIATAVLLMLATPALLKVGPSLGEWLQGTVLGRLSEDTDATPSAGTTELEDHVVIVGFGPAGRRLAQVLHEDDLPFVVVDLNPRSVQEAREMGYHAIYGDATRGPLLEEAGIQRAKLCVIVVNDQDAAYRMTHVARHENPTLRLIVRTRFLSELERFRDAGADVVVPEEIETSVQIFAHVLKSYQVDPAEIETQVRTIRAHDYELLRGETDDTAHLLLQGLDEEGVHTRTVRLRDACPAVSCTLGELALEETYGLRVLAVRRDGETRSTPDDDFALQADDRLVVLGEAEAFAESADLFRLPEPRRQGGAPVQQS